The proteins below are encoded in one region of Methanosarcina barkeri 3:
- a CDS encoding nucleotidyltransferase domain-containing protein: MLKTRLRDFLVTKDNWFFAVSDYFRRDGIRSTLRYVPDENGKRELNGIRYKKYDFGPAFEFMSEHKPEWVQDVHVVPESEVKQVLRPSDAIPRLVNSDSRVRAIVKALDLAGVPRTSMGVTGSMLAGLQNENSDIDFVVYGPVWFRARDAITAAKQQEGPIEEINEEMWKRIYTKRIPEISFDEFMLHESRKGNRGMVEGTYFDLLFVREWDQIKEPLLRGKDTVKMKIEAKVTNADFAFDSPAYYKVEHDEIDHVLSYTHTYAGQALPGELIEARGIVEEVGDIKRLVVGTSREPKGEWIRSLTWLEKCGYR, translated from the coding sequence ATGCTAAAAACACGTCTGAGGGATTTTCTTGTCACGAAAGACAACTGGTTTTTTGCGGTTTCAGACTATTTCCGTAGGGATGGAATCCGCTCCACACTCCGCTACGTGCCCGATGAGAACGGGAAAAGGGAGTTAAACGGAATAAGATACAAAAAATATGACTTCGGTCCGGCTTTTGAATTCATGAGTGAACATAAACCTGAATGGGTGCAGGATGTTCACGTAGTGCCTGAATCCGAGGTAAAGCAGGTGCTTCGCCCATCGGATGCGATTCCCAGGCTTGTAAACTCTGACAGTCGCGTAAGGGCAATCGTAAAAGCACTTGACCTGGCAGGTGTTCCCAGGACAAGCATGGGAGTTACGGGCTCGATGCTTGCAGGACTCCAGAACGAGAACTCGGATATTGACTTTGTTGTTTACGGCCCTGTATGGTTCAGAGCAAGGGATGCAATAACCGCAGCAAAACAGCAGGAGGGGCCCATTGAAGAAATCAATGAGGAAATGTGGAAGAGAATCTATACAAAGAGAATTCCGGAGATTTCATTTGATGAGTTCATGCTGCACGAATCGAGAAAAGGTAACAGAGGCATGGTCGAAGGGACTTACTTTGACCTCCTTTTCGTAAGGGAATGGGACCAGATTAAAGAGCCTCTCCTGCGTGGGAAGGATACTGTCAAAATGAAAATCGAAGCCAAAGTTACAAATGCTGACTTTGCTTTTGACAGCCCTGCGTATTACAAGGTCGAACACGATGAAATAGACCACGTGCTCTCATATACCCATACCTATGCAGGCCAGGCGCTTCCCGGAGAACTGATAGAAGCTCGAGGCATCGTCGAAGAAGTAGGAGATATCAAGCGACTTGTTGTGGGCACTTCAAGGGAACCAAAAGGAGAATGGATAAGGTCTCTTACCTGGCTTGAGAAATGCGGATATCGGTAA
- a CDS encoding PGF-pre-PGF domain-containing protein yields the protein MNLIKTFRNKSWIKLSGLISGFALIILFAWIILPASAAGIEANREISAGTVDPGESFAITVHIITDQDIESLTLDENLPEGWQVSEWENNGAVFQETSTFKASTLEWIWVENLSAGEERTVVYNVTVPSNYEPGNFTLSGRISAYSVSAVPVEGFSKVTVTSSPPEANFSAVPLLGPAPLIVRFTGLSTFNPDSWEWDFDGNGNIDSNERNPVYTYESPGTYTVILKATNNKYRNITQTKAGYITVTEGTSSYENRESSGGSGGNGGSGGGGGGSVSPESTSNVELKEISSEQVFKEVHTCFTFKGETNEIVSVEFDPKKNFGKITAIVEMLKNTSSIVKEPAPGTVYRNINLWVGNSGFSSRENFENAQINFRVNRAWTIEQGVSKDTVTLYRYSDGVWNPLPTTLSREDNVYFYFTAETSGFSPFAISGSEKRIQSVETPSSKIEKNQTLNEEKTSEKDKQENLASDIEKEETKSSPGFKFDFVAVELLVLYGLLNRKK from the coding sequence ATGAATCTCATCAAAACTTTCAGGAATAAAAGCTGGATTAAACTATCAGGCCTTATTTCAGGCTTCGCTCTGATTATTTTATTTGCCTGGATAATCCTCCCTGCTTCAGCCGCAGGAATAGAAGCAAACAGGGAAATTTCTGCCGGAACAGTTGATCCAGGAGAGAGTTTTGCAATAACTGTACATATAATTACAGATCAGGATATTGAATCCCTGACGCTCGATGAAAATCTCCCTGAAGGGTGGCAGGTGAGTGAGTGGGAAAATAATGGGGCTGTATTCCAGGAAACCAGCACATTCAAAGCATCCACTCTGGAATGGATCTGGGTTGAGAACCTTTCAGCAGGGGAAGAAAGGACAGTTGTGTATAATGTGACTGTGCCTTCAAACTACGAGCCTGGAAACTTTACACTTTCGGGCAGGATCTCTGCTTATTCTGTTTCTGCTGTCCCTGTAGAAGGATTTTCAAAAGTAACAGTTACTTCTTCACCACCTGAAGCCAACTTTTCCGCAGTTCCTCTCCTTGGCCCTGCACCTCTGATTGTCCGGTTCACGGGTTTATCTACCTTCAACCCTGATTCCTGGGAATGGGACTTTGACGGAAACGGGAACATTGACTCAAATGAAAGGAATCCGGTTTACACGTATGAGAGTCCTGGAACCTACACTGTAATATTAAAAGCAACTAATAATAAATACAGAAATATTACCCAAACAAAAGCAGGATATATAACCGTCACCGAGGGAACTTCCAGTTATGAAAATAGGGAAAGTAGCGGAGGAAGTGGAGGAAATGGAGGAAGTGGAGGAGGCGGAGGAGGTTCTGTCTCTCCTGAATCAACCAGTAATGTCGAGCTAAAGGAAATTTCGAGTGAACAGGTTTTCAAAGAGGTCCACACATGTTTCACTTTTAAAGGCGAAACAAACGAAATAGTCTCTGTGGAGTTTGATCCGAAAAAGAATTTTGGAAAAATAACTGCTATTGTAGAAATGCTAAAAAATACATCGTCAATTGTTAAGGAACCTGCGCCCGGAACTGTATACAGGAATATAAATCTCTGGGTTGGAAATAGTGGCTTTTCAAGTCGGGAGAATTTTGAAAATGCCCAAATAAATTTCAGGGTGAACAGAGCCTGGACTATTGAACAGGGAGTCAGTAAAGATACTGTAACCCTGTACCGCTACAGTGATGGAGTCTGGAACCCGCTACCTACGACCCTGAGTAGAGAAGATAACGTTTACTTCTACTTTACCGCAGAAACATCTGGTTTTTCTCCCTTTGCAATCTCAGGCAGCGAAAAGAGAATTCAATCGGTTGAAACTCCTTCATCCAAAATCGAAAAAAATCAGACCCTGAACGAAGAGAAAACATCTGAAAAGGATAAACAGGAGAACCTTGCTTCAGATATTGAAAAAGAAGAGACAAAGAGCTCTCCAGGGTTTAAATTTGACTTTGTGGCAGTTGAATTACTGGTTTTGTATGGGCTATTAAATAGAAAGAAATAA
- a CDS encoding DUF4139 domain-containing protein, whose product MKINKSCILLIMASSLILATSAAFLYPDFSFHPDYTVSIAQAAQADRSETTINGIESSSSIVTRVQTSNPLEILTAGAQAIDSGTEVTVYNNNLALVKEKRELELDSGVNKVEYKDVAALIDPTSVMFEDTKNKNTVVLEQNYEYDLVSSQELLEKFLDKEITVTEKEGGTYTGILMNYNEYKGLVLKLSDGKVVTLSEISKVEFPDSAGLLTKPTLIWQVYSPSAGKRDVLTSYLTNGMSWKANYIVKTSADDKKADVQGWVTVNNKVGTTYENAKLKLVAGDVHRVTVPKGMTAREPAVEEGVAYDEAVESVVEESLFEYHLYTLQRPATLRNNQVKQLSLLSVNSVPVEKELIFDISKSRDVQVALSFNNSKEKGLGMPLPAGVLRVYKTDSEGQLQFLGEDSIKHTPKDEEIKVVVGNAFDVTGKRTQTNYSKISLNVWRESYETEIKNHKSESQKVKIVEHFYGDWEITTSSDPYEKKDAYTAEWDITIPADGSKKVTYTVKRSY is encoded by the coding sequence ATGAAAATAAATAAAAGTTGTATCTTGCTTATTATGGCATCAAGCTTAATTTTAGCCACATCTGCAGCTTTCCTGTATCCTGACTTTTCCTTCCATCCTGATTATACAGTAAGCATAGCTCAAGCAGCTCAAGCAGATAGGTCTGAAACTACAATTAACGGAATAGAATCCAGTTCGAGCATAGTTACCAGAGTACAAACTTCAAATCCCCTGGAGATTCTCACTGCAGGTGCTCAGGCAATTGATTCGGGTACCGAAGTTACTGTTTATAATAATAACCTTGCTCTTGTAAAAGAAAAAAGGGAACTTGAACTTGATTCAGGAGTGAATAAAGTTGAATATAAGGATGTTGCTGCTCTTATTGACCCGACATCAGTAATGTTTGAGGATACGAAAAATAAGAATACTGTCGTACTGGAGCAGAACTATGAGTATGATCTCGTGAGCAGCCAGGAGCTCCTGGAGAAATTTCTGGACAAAGAAATTACCGTAACCGAAAAAGAAGGGGGTACATACACAGGGATTCTCATGAATTATAACGAGTACAAAGGTCTGGTACTCAAGTTAAGTGACGGAAAAGTTGTAACTCTTTCCGAAATCTCGAAAGTGGAATTTCCTGACTCTGCCGGACTGCTCACAAAACCTACCCTTATCTGGCAAGTCTACTCGCCTTCTGCAGGCAAGAGGGATGTCCTCACTTCCTATCTTACAAACGGGATGAGCTGGAAAGCAAACTATATCGTAAAGACCAGTGCGGATGATAAGAAAGCCGATGTCCAGGGTTGGGTTACTGTTAATAATAAAGTAGGGACAACCTATGAGAACGCCAAATTGAAACTGGTTGCAGGGGATGTTCATCGTGTAACTGTACCGAAGGGAATGACTGCAAGAGAGCCAGCTGTAGAAGAAGGAGTTGCATATGATGAAGCTGTGGAAAGTGTTGTTGAGGAATCCCTTTTTGAGTATCACCTGTATACACTTCAAAGACCGGCTACCCTCAGGAATAATCAGGTAAAACAACTTTCCCTGCTCTCTGTCAATTCCGTGCCTGTAGAAAAAGAGCTCATTTTTGATATTTCAAAAAGTAGAGATGTGCAGGTCGCCCTGAGTTTCAACAATTCAAAAGAAAAAGGCCTTGGAATGCCTCTTCCTGCCGGGGTTTTGAGGGTATACAAAACTGACTCCGAAGGTCAGCTTCAATTCCTGGGGGAAGACAGCATAAAGCACACCCCAAAAGACGAAGAGATAAAAGTTGTTGTTGGAAACGCTTTTGATGTAACAGGTAAAAGGACCCAGACCAATTACAGTAAGATCAGCTTGAATGTTTGGAGAGAAAGCTATGAAACCGAAATCAAAAACCACAAATCCGAGTCCCAGAAAGTAAAAATCGTAGAACACTTCTACGGTGACTGGGAAATCACAACCAGCTCTGACCCTTACGAGAAAAAAGATGCTTATACCGCTGAATGGGATATAACCATACCAGCAGACGGCTCAAAGAAAGTTACTTACACCGTAAAACGCAGTTATTAA
- the pheA gene encoding prephenate dehydratase: protein MIIGALGPEGSYSEKAVQIWILRHRLDSVEIQYFADIEDAFLAVIQKKSDLSIVPIENSIEGSVGVTLDLLHENGVEIVGEIVVKIEHCLLSKGGPEKIKVILSHPQGLAQCRHFLKKYFPEAELRSTGSTSHAARLAGEFEEMAAIASPEAAECYRLKVLLPNIQDRKQNYTRFIALRAAGENTTEQVFEQVLCDTEDKTNGPENSNRSAFKTSIIVYLEKDRPGALYEILGAFAKNKINLTRIESRPSKKELGDYHFYIDFEGHISDAVIKETLKEIKTKTDTLKILGSYPAFKA, encoded by the coding sequence ATGATTATCGGTGCATTGGGGCCCGAAGGTTCGTACTCAGAGAAAGCTGTACAAATCTGGATTCTGAGACATAGGCTGGATAGTGTAGAAATTCAGTACTTTGCAGATATAGAGGACGCATTTCTGGCTGTAATACAGAAAAAATCCGATCTCTCGATAGTTCCGATAGAAAACTCTATCGAAGGTTCGGTAGGTGTTACTCTCGACTTACTTCATGAGAATGGGGTTGAGATAGTCGGAGAGATTGTTGTAAAAATTGAGCATTGCCTGCTCTCGAAAGGCGGACCTGAAAAGATTAAGGTTATTCTTTCTCATCCTCAGGGACTTGCCCAGTGCAGGCATTTTCTAAAAAAATATTTTCCTGAAGCTGAACTAAGGAGCACGGGCAGCACTTCCCATGCAGCAAGGCTCGCAGGAGAATTTGAAGAGATGGCAGCAATAGCTTCTCCTGAGGCTGCAGAGTGCTACAGGCTAAAGGTTCTCCTTCCAAATATACAGGATAGAAAACAAAACTACACTCGCTTCATTGCTTTACGAGCAGCAGGAGAAAATACTACTGAGCAGGTTTTTGAGCAGGTTTTATGTGACACAGAAGATAAAACGAATGGGCCTGAAAATTCCAACCGTTCAGCTTTCAAGACCTCCATAATAGTATATCTGGAAAAAGACAGACCAGGAGCATTATACGAAATACTCGGGGCTTTTGCAAAAAATAAGATTAACCTGACAAGAATCGAGTCAAGGCCTTCTAAAAAAGAACTTGGAGATTATCACTTCTATATAGATTTTGAAGGGCATATAAGTGATGCGGTTATAAAAGAGACCTTAAAAGAGATAAAAACTAAAACCGATACCCTTAAAATACTGGGTTCTTATCCCGCATTTAAAGCATAG
- a CDS encoding OadG family protein: MALSIEEIVNKHELALKKYRGLYAFADLLATYLVLYILFVLFNMRDLFLMFSVFEPYTGARYNILGFGIVFETLGLIFLAFVLSLIFTAIRHYRAEKKDAIALIEETHPVLKERLRTAYDNRSTDNIIVRDLIGGVIIDSKPVQSSSFLDRRKLVKDLCVIVFAVSVLAYVAGTGYQTTLSPTDLNGVIDKLPLVSNSNSELYPVDENGGTSNNTSQEGIFGKPAVVVVEGKEVDLKIPPGTGQGFTSQETGEQTNESFTQSGLVNPEAAASQAYYDNLPEGYRNVIQSYFEGLAEE, from the coding sequence ATGGCTCTGAGTATTGAAGAAATAGTAAACAAACACGAATTGGCTCTAAAAAAGTATAGAGGACTCTATGCCTTTGCAGACCTGCTTGCAACTTATCTTGTTCTCTATATCCTGTTCGTGCTGTTCAATATGCGAGATTTATTTTTAATGTTTAGCGTCTTTGAGCCTTATACCGGTGCAAGATACAACATTCTGGGCTTTGGGATTGTTTTTGAAACTCTGGGACTTATTTTTCTAGCTTTTGTCCTCTCCCTTATCTTTACAGCTATCAGGCATTACAGAGCTGAGAAGAAAGATGCGATTGCCCTTATAGAAGAGACGCACCCCGTGCTCAAGGAGAGGTTGAGGACTGCCTATGATAACCGCAGTACGGACAATATTATTGTCCGGGACCTTATAGGCGGAGTTATAATCGATTCAAAACCCGTACAGTCCTCGTCCTTTCTTGACAGGAGAAAACTTGTAAAAGACCTGTGTGTAATAGTTTTTGCAGTTTCCGTTCTCGCATATGTTGCCGGAACCGGATACCAGACGACTCTCAGTCCCACTGACCTTAACGGAGTAATCGATAAGCTTCCCTTAGTTTCGAATTCGAACTCTGAACTTTATCCTGTGGATGAAAATGGAGGAACCTCGAATAACACCAGCCAGGAAGGAATTTTTGGGAAGCCGGCCGTTGTTGTGGTGGAAGGCAAAGAGGTTGACCTGAAGATTCCTCCGGGTACAGGTCAGGGCTTTACAAGCCAGGAAACGGGAGAGCAGACGAACGAGTCATTTACCCAATCAGGCCTGGTAAACCCTGAAGCGGCAGCTTCACAGGCTTATTACGATAATTTACCGGAAGGATACAGGAACGTTATCCAGAGTTACTTTGAGGGACTTGCAGAAGAATAA
- a CDS encoding MoxR family ATPase, which translates to MNETNIDSGQAATTYQNAGRIFKNFFEDIGNVVVGQNKVVEQIVIAILCEGHALVESNPGLGKTLMISTVSKAMNLKFSRIQCTPDLMPSDITGTNVIEEKDNKKEFRFQPGPVFANVILADEINRASPKTQSALLEAMQEKQVTVGNDTFMLDRPFFILATQNPIEMEGTYPLPEAQLDRFLLKVLVDYPSYEEEMEIINRYTKSEVPNISRGLDKSTLLDLQKLTRQVPISEELKQRVLSIVGMTRKDKEHIEYGASPRASIGLILAAKAKALIEGRNFVSKEDIDYMAYPVLRHRLILTFEAERSGMTPDQAIEEIIRKLK; encoded by the coding sequence ATGAATGAGACTAATATCGATTCTGGTCAGGCTGCTACAACTTACCAGAACGCAGGCCGGATTTTCAAAAACTTTTTTGAAGACATTGGAAATGTTGTGGTGGGTCAGAATAAAGTAGTAGAGCAAATTGTGATTGCAATACTCTGTGAAGGTCATGCCCTCGTTGAGAGCAACCCGGGGCTTGGAAAAACGCTTATGATCTCCACAGTGTCAAAGGCAATGAACCTTAAATTCAGCAGGATCCAGTGTACTCCTGACCTCATGCCCTCTGATATTACAGGGACAAACGTTATTGAAGAAAAAGACAACAAAAAAGAATTCAGATTCCAGCCAGGGCCGGTTTTTGCAAACGTTATTCTTGCGGATGAAATTAATAGGGCATCCCCAAAGACCCAATCGGCCCTGCTTGAAGCTATGCAGGAAAAACAGGTAACAGTTGGAAACGATACCTTTATGCTGGATCGTCCCTTTTTCATTCTTGCCACCCAGAACCCCATAGAAATGGAAGGAACGTATCCCCTGCCTGAAGCCCAGCTCGACCGTTTTCTCTTAAAAGTCCTTGTAGATTATCCTTCCTATGAAGAAGAAATGGAGATAATAAACCGCTATACGAAATCCGAAGTCCCGAATATTTCCAGGGGTCTTGACAAGTCTACACTACTTGATTTGCAGAAACTCACCAGGCAGGTCCCGATCTCCGAGGAACTCAAGCAGCGCGTCCTTTCTATTGTGGGTATGACAAGAAAAGACAAAGAGCATATCGAGTACGGGGCTTCTCCACGGGCATCGATCGGACTTATCCTTGCCGCAAAAGCCAAAGCCCTCATAGAAGGCAGAAACTTTGTAAGCAAAGAGGATATCGATTATATGGCATATCCGGTTCTCCGCCACAGGCTTATCCTTACCTTCGAAGCCGAAAGAAGCGGGATGACCCCTGATCAGGCTATTGAGGAAATTATCCGCAAGCTCAAATGA
- a CDS encoding DUF58 domain-containing protein, whose product MTRTKQNIETDFFRQLDRFTFSVRKRVSTVYAGNRPSTRSGHGIDTIGFREYDLNDSLKDIDWKAYARTEKLYVRQFEEEKTLTTHILLDASKSMDYPEKGTSKFEYAAMLAAGYAYMVTKYNDRFAISTFTQEIDINKPSRGRKNLLRAIDRLTEFELSGNTSIGEAVIKYSREIKSRSLVILISDFLQEPEAIETAVSRLSDHDLILIQVLDSTEKVLPLQGNSKLIDLETGEEIRTYVSEKFKERYIKKLDDHSARIKKACMRVGAEFYTFTTDTPIFDAFYYTIRRRRH is encoded by the coding sequence ATGACTCGCACAAAACAAAATATTGAAACGGATTTTTTCAGACAGCTTGACCGCTTTACTTTCTCTGTCCGAAAAAGGGTGTCTACCGTTTACGCCGGAAACCGACCTTCAACCCGAAGTGGGCACGGAATAGATACCATTGGGTTCAGAGAATATGATCTCAACGACAGTCTGAAAGATATCGACTGGAAAGCCTATGCGAGGACTGAAAAACTGTATGTACGGCAGTTTGAGGAAGAGAAAACCCTTACCACCCATATCCTTCTGGACGCCAGCAAAAGTATGGATTACCCTGAAAAAGGGACTTCGAAATTTGAATACGCTGCCATGCTCGCGGCAGGCTATGCCTACATGGTAACAAAATATAACGATAGGTTTGCAATCTCAACCTTTACACAGGAAATCGATATAAACAAACCAAGTCGTGGGCGAAAAAACCTTTTGCGGGCAATCGACAGACTGACAGAGTTTGAACTATCCGGAAACACTTCTATCGGGGAAGCTGTCATAAAATATAGTCGGGAAATCAAGTCCAGGTCTCTTGTAATCCTTATTTCGGACTTTCTTCAGGAACCCGAGGCAATAGAAACTGCAGTTTCCAGGTTATCTGACCACGACCTGATTTTGATCCAGGTGCTGGACTCCACGGAAAAAGTGCTCCCTCTCCAGGGCAACAGCAAACTTATAGACCTTGAAACCGGAGAAGAAATCAGGACTTATGTTAGTGAAAAGTTTAAGGAACGCTATATTAAAAAACTTGATGATCACAGCGCAAGGATTAAAAAAGCTTGTATGAGGGTAGGAGCCGAATTCTATACTTTTACAACCGACACTCCTATCTTCGATGCTTTCTACTATACCATCAGGAGAAGGAGACACTAA
- a CDS encoding VWA domain-containing protein → MPFENPLALAALLSVIPLIIIYMLRPRPTVLAIPSLMFVLKLERERKRVYASLTKIVRDPLFLIQLLMLVLLSIGAAGYYYTSQEPLSGEHTVLVLDTSASMQVDSRFDDAVKIADGYVSKKNSIILASDTPLLALDGGDASSAKDILNKVKPGAGTADLSAAITTGMRSLSTEGGRIIVISDFTNYKGDDPVASKNLAESYGISANFVKVGSPADNIGIINGWIEATDGKYGYTGVIKNYKDHSENVKIETGRGTSGNSSTSFSLDVPAGGTKQFTLENLGPGITTVQLDVKDSLPVDNKAYISIPETSSQRILYVTDNGKLPSKTALSLLPNSNLTVSKSVPDVLDNYTLVVLAQKKTPIGNSSVERIESYVRNGGNAVFIVSGALVPEKTDVDLLKILPVKPLKLDDDENGLGAKEVLKSSITTDIRSDEISVRKYLNATERTGSTTLVTLDNGVPLLSYWQVGKGTVFYMGLSDELGEDSWNNFHNLPEYPVFWIKLVQWLGGTGDISEYNLNTGTLNSLSKTEEIRTPSKTFTSNRVLFDEAGIYELSGKKIAVNLYNDRESNTTVDASELIKRAVAEDGPKIVKEDSYTSKNDITDYLIGFMFLFILLEILIVRQRGEL, encoded by the coding sequence ATGCCTTTCGAAAATCCCCTTGCTCTTGCCGCTCTCCTGAGTGTAATACCACTTATTATTATTTACATGCTCCGTCCCAGGCCGACGGTACTTGCAATTCCCTCACTCATGTTTGTCCTTAAACTTGAGAGGGAAAGGAAACGTGTTTATGCTTCACTAACCAAAATCGTGCGAGACCCGCTCTTCCTGATCCAGCTTCTGATGCTGGTCCTTCTTTCCATTGGCGCAGCAGGCTATTACTATACTTCACAGGAACCGCTGAGTGGAGAGCATACAGTGCTTGTCCTTGACACCTCTGCAAGTATGCAGGTTGATTCTCGCTTTGATGATGCTGTTAAGATTGCGGATGGCTATGTGAGCAAGAAAAATAGCATAATCCTGGCTTCGGATACGCCTCTTCTTGCTCTTGACGGAGGAGATGCATCCTCTGCAAAGGATATTCTCAATAAGGTTAAGCCAGGAGCAGGTACTGCCGACCTGTCTGCAGCAATTACTACAGGTATGCGATCTCTTTCCACAGAAGGAGGAAGAATTATCGTTATTTCGGACTTCACTAACTACAAAGGTGATGATCCGGTTGCTTCCAAGAACCTGGCTGAGTCTTATGGGATTTCAGCCAATTTCGTAAAAGTGGGAAGTCCTGCCGATAATATAGGAATCATTAATGGTTGGATAGAGGCTACGGACGGAAAATATGGCTATACAGGTGTAATCAAGAACTACAAAGATCATAGCGAGAACGTTAAAATCGAAACAGGCAGAGGGACTTCAGGAAATTCCTCAACGTCTTTTTCTCTTGATGTTCCTGCAGGTGGGACAAAACAGTTTACTCTGGAAAATCTTGGGCCAGGCATTACAACAGTCCAGCTCGATGTTAAAGATAGCCTGCCTGTTGACAATAAAGCGTATATTTCCATTCCTGAGACTTCAAGTCAGCGCATACTCTATGTTACTGATAACGGGAAACTACCCTCAAAAACTGCACTCTCCTTGCTTCCTAACAGCAACCTGACAGTCTCAAAATCCGTACCTGACGTACTTGACAACTATACCCTTGTCGTACTTGCCCAGAAAAAAACCCCAATTGGCAACAGTTCAGTAGAAAGGATCGAAAGTTATGTCCGAAATGGAGGCAATGCGGTTTTTATTGTAAGTGGAGCCCTTGTTCCCGAGAAAACCGATGTTGACCTTCTCAAGATCCTACCTGTGAAACCCTTGAAACTTGATGATGACGAAAACGGACTTGGGGCTAAGGAAGTCCTGAAGAGCAGTATTACGACGGATATAAGGAGCGATGAAATTTCGGTTCGCAAATACCTGAATGCAACTGAAAGGACCGGTTCAACAACCCTCGTAACACTTGATAACGGCGTTCCTTTACTGAGTTACTGGCAGGTAGGCAAAGGAACAGTTTTCTACATGGGATTAAGTGACGAGCTAGGAGAAGATTCCTGGAACAATTTCCACAATCTGCCCGAGTATCCTGTCTTCTGGATAAAACTTGTCCAATGGCTTGGAGGGACTGGGGATATTTCCGAATATAATCTGAATACAGGCACATTGAACTCCCTCTCAAAGACCGAGGAAATACGTACGCCTTCAAAGACTTTCACTTCAAACCGTGTCCTCTTTGACGAGGCCGGAATTTACGAACTTTCAGGGAAGAAAATTGCAGTGAACCTATACAATGACAGGGAGTCCAACACTACAGTCGATGCTTCGGAACTTATCAAGCGGGCTGTTGCGGAAGATGGGCCTAAAATTGTGAAGGAAGATTCCTATACTTCCAAAAATGATATTACCGATTATCTTATAGGATTTATGTTCCTGTTCATACTGCTCGAAATTCTTATTGTGCGCCAGCGGGGTGAATTATGA